A single window of Paenibacillus sp. FSL H8-0537 DNA harbors:
- a CDS encoding metal-sensitive transcriptional regulator, translating to MKYDDDMKRRLNRAEGQVRGVLKMMEEGKNCKDVVSQLSAVRSAIDKTLALVVAVNLEQCIMEEQEAGRDSSKLVKEAVELLIKSR from the coding sequence ATGAAATACGATGATGATATGAAAAGACGCCTTAACCGAGCAGAGGGGCAAGTGCGCGGAGTGCTCAAGATGATGGAAGAAGGAAAAAACTGCAAAGATGTCGTTAGTCAGCTGTCTGCTGTGCGCAGTGCGATCGATAAAACGCTCGCTCTTGTAGTGGCGGTTAATTTGGAGCAATGCATCATGGAAGAGCAGGAAGCAGGTAGAGATAGCAGCAAACTAGTGAAGGAAGCCGTAGAGCTTTTAATTAAGAGCAGGTAG
- a CDS encoding sulfurtransferase TusA family protein, with the protein MADIVIDAKGLACPMPIVKAKKGIDSIQSGQTMELHTTDKGSMKDFQAWVKQTNHELVETKEANGVFMFLVKKGNK; encoded by the coding sequence ATGGCGGATATTGTAATTGATGCGAAAGGGCTAGCTTGCCCTATGCCGATCGTGAAAGCAAAGAAGGGAATCGACTCCATTCAAAGTGGTCAAACGATGGAGCTGCATACAACGGACAAAGGCTCCATGAAAGATTTCCAAGCATGGGTGAAGCAAACCAACCATGAGCTTGTAGAAACTAAAGAAGCAAACGGTGTATTTATGTTTCTAGTCAAGAAGGGTAACAAGTAG
- a CDS encoding methyl-accepting chemotaxis protein encodes MDNVRKRVGESSQVLEGKAVISALEQSLAMIEFNLQGEVLWANDHFAQALGYEVEELLGKNHRTFCEPNFANSYAYTQFWNNLRKGIAFQEKIVRVAKNGISILLEATYMPVCNEEGKPFAVLKVATDISAREKAVAQITNELQLMAADLLERTKIGIDRSEQVASVIEQIVSDNEIQIDFLQTLEQQTQAVRGIVQTIRDFASQTNLLALNAAIEAAHAGEHGRGFNIVAMEVKKLALHVQEAASEIQHSLEGISQQVGKVSGSSKISRDAIASSQQEIKKAVDDFAGFGEAAGHLEEQAKVLNQML; translated from the coding sequence TTGGATAATGTTAGGAAACGTGTTGGGGAAAGTTCGCAGGTGCTGGAAGGAAAAGCGGTAATTTCCGCATTGGAGCAGTCTCTGGCTATGATTGAGTTTAATTTGCAAGGAGAGGTGTTATGGGCTAATGATCATTTTGCCCAAGCCTTAGGTTATGAGGTCGAAGAATTGTTAGGGAAAAATCACCGAACATTTTGCGAGCCTAATTTTGCAAATAGCTATGCGTATACGCAGTTCTGGAATAATTTGCGTAAAGGCATCGCTTTTCAGGAAAAAATTGTGCGCGTAGCGAAAAATGGCATCAGCATCTTGCTTGAAGCGACGTATATGCCCGTGTGCAATGAAGAGGGTAAGCCATTCGCTGTTCTTAAAGTAGCGACAGACATTTCGGCCCGTGAGAAGGCCGTTGCTCAAATTACGAACGAATTGCAGCTAATGGCAGCGGATTTGCTGGAACGGACTAAAATAGGCATCGATCGCAGTGAGCAAGTTGCCTCTGTTATCGAGCAGATTGTCAGTGATAATGAAATACAAATTGATTTCCTTCAAACGCTGGAGCAGCAAACCCAAGCTGTACGGGGAATCGTTCAGACGATACGCGATTTTGCTTCACAGACTAATTTGCTCGCTTTAAACGCAGCAATTGAAGCGGCGCATGCTGGCGAGCATGGGCGCGGGTTTAATATTGTTGCGATGGAGGTCAAAAAGCTTGCCCTGCATGTTCAGGAGGCGGCGAGCGAAATTCAGCATTCGCTTGAAGGGATTTCTCAGCAAGTAGGAAAGGTTAGTGGAAGCTCAAAAATCTCCAGAGATGCGATTGCCAGCAGCCAGCAGGAAATCAAGAAGGCCGTAGACGATTTTGCCGGATTTGGCGAAGCGGCAGGGCATTTGGAAGAACAGGCAAAAGTGTTAAATCAGATGCTGTAA
- the tkt gene encoding transketolase, whose amino-acid sequence MTQTIDQLAIDTIRTLSIDAINSANSGHPGLPMGAAPMAYTLWSKFLSHNPGHAKWFNRDRFVLSAGHGSALLYSLLHLSGYEVSLDDLKQFRKLNSKTPGHPEFGHTDGVDATTGPLGQGIAMAVGMAMAEAHLAAKFNQDGFPIIDHYTYSLVGDGCLMEGISYEAMSMAGHMKLDKLIVLYDSNDISLDGELNLSFGENIQKRAESANWQYLRVEDGNDISAIAEAIAAAKNNDSQPTLIEIRTIIGYGSKVAGTNKAHGNPLGKEEAVATKAAYGWQYEEEFTVPAEVKAHYEQLKLEGAAKEAEWNKQLASYTAQYPAQGKELAQVIEGTVTIDAADILTFDTSKSISTRVASGEAINHYVKTVPSIFGGSADLSHSTMTDIKGEETFAVKSYAGRNIYFGVREHAMGAAGNGMALHGGVKPFVSTFFVFSDYLRPSIRLAALQKLPVTYVFTHDSIAVGEDGPTHEPVEHLAALRTIPGLTVIRPTDANETASAWAYALQQNDGPVALVLSRQNLPIYEATKANVAEVAKGAYVLTETSEKPDVILIATGSEVSLAVSAKAELEKDNLSVRVVAMPSRELFERQPAAYKQSVLPDSVSNRIAIEAGISLGWERYAGPSGKVLSIDTFGASGPGNQVMDYFGFSTENVVSLAKELVK is encoded by the coding sequence ATCACACAAACCATTGATCAGTTAGCGATTGACACGATTCGTACTTTATCCATTGATGCAATTAACAGCGCCAATTCCGGTCATCCGGGTCTTCCTATGGGGGCAGCTCCAATGGCGTACACGTTATGGTCCAAATTTTTGAGCCACAATCCGGGTCATGCCAAATGGTTCAACCGCGATCGTTTCGTGCTTTCGGCGGGTCACGGCTCGGCGCTGCTTTACAGCCTGCTGCACTTATCCGGCTATGAAGTGTCGCTTGATGATTTGAAGCAATTCCGCAAGCTGAACAGCAAGACGCCAGGCCATCCTGAGTTTGGACATACAGATGGTGTAGATGCGACTACTGGCCCTCTAGGCCAAGGGATTGCGATGGCAGTCGGAATGGCGATGGCAGAAGCTCATCTAGCTGCGAAATTCAATCAAGACGGTTTCCCAATCATTGACCATTATACGTATTCGCTTGTGGGCGACGGCTGCTTGATGGAAGGGATTTCCTACGAGGCAATGTCCATGGCTGGTCACATGAAGCTGGACAAATTGATCGTATTGTATGATTCGAATGATATTTCCCTCGACGGAGAATTAAATCTTTCTTTTGGGGAGAATATTCAAAAAAGAGCGGAATCCGCGAATTGGCAATATCTCCGTGTAGAAGACGGCAATGATATTTCTGCCATCGCTGAGGCGATTGCGGCTGCCAAGAACAACGATTCGCAGCCAACACTTATTGAAATCCGGACGATTATCGGTTACGGCAGCAAAGTAGCGGGCACGAATAAAGCGCATGGCAATCCGCTTGGCAAAGAAGAAGCCGTTGCAACGAAAGCCGCTTATGGCTGGCAGTATGAAGAAGAGTTCACTGTTCCGGCTGAAGTCAAAGCTCATTACGAGCAGTTGAAGCTTGAGGGTGCGGCTAAAGAAGCGGAATGGAATAAGCAGCTTGCTTCCTACACAGCGCAATATCCGGCACAGGGCAAGGAGTTGGCTCAAGTCATAGAAGGAACGGTCACGATTGATGCAGCTGACATTTTAACCTTTGATACTTCCAAATCGATTTCAACTCGCGTAGCGAGCGGTGAAGCGATCAATCATTATGTGAAAACTGTTCCTTCGATCTTCGGAGGCAGTGCAGATTTATCGCATTCCACGATGACGGACATTAAAGGCGAAGAAACATTCGCGGTTAAATCGTATGCAGGACGCAACATTTATTTCGGCGTTCGCGAGCATGCTATGGGCGCGGCAGGCAATGGCATGGCGCTGCATGGCGGCGTAAAACCATTCGTCAGCACCTTCTTCGTATTCAGCGATTATTTGCGCCCGTCGATTCGACTAGCTGCCTTGCAGAAGCTGCCAGTTACGTATGTATTCACGCATGATTCCATTGCTGTCGGAGAAGATGGCCCTACGCATGAGCCGGTCGAGCATTTGGCGGCGCTTCGTACGATTCCAGGGCTTACGGTCATTCGCCCAACGGATGCCAATGAAACAGCAAGTGCATGGGCTTATGCTTTGCAGCAAAATGACGGTCCGGTTGCCCTCGTGCTGAGCAGACAAAATCTGCCGATCTATGAAGCAACGAAAGCTAACGTTGCAGAGGTAGCTAAAGGCGCTTATGTCCTGACAGAAACAAGCGAGAAGCCAGACGTTATTTTGATCGCTACAGGTTCAGAGGTATCGCTTGCCGTTAGTGCTAAAGCCGAGCTGGAGAAGGATAACCTATCCGTTCGCGTCGTGGCTATGCCGAGCAGAGAACTGTTTGAGCGTCAGCCAGCAGCTTACAAGCAAAGCGTTCTCCCTGATTCCGTGTCGAATCGCATCGCCATTGAAGCGGGCATTTCGCTTGGCTGGGAGCGTTATGCCGGGCCAAGCGGCAAAGTGTTGTCCATTGATACGTTTGGCGCATCAGGCCCAGGCAACCAGGTAATGGATTACTTTGGCTTCTCAACTGAGAATGTTGTGAGCCTGGCAAAAGAATTAGTGAAATAA
- a CDS encoding biliverdin-producing heme oxygenase: MNVMARLKEETAVNHKQIEDNRFAKAIMNQTLNVTEYSLYLQKFYGFIKPVERHIAALSEAQNVQELGEFIQNRAKSPLLERDLLVLGLSEEQVQQLPECEQLPQLATVAAVLGYMYVIEGSTMGGQIITKQVRKFLPLTEDVSEGTAYFNAYGSETRAKWAEFSQFVTQSVLSEEEANQVVESAKQTFLTLEVWFNAGTTT; this comes from the coding sequence ATGAACGTCATGGCTCGCTTGAAGGAAGAGACTGCTGTAAATCACAAGCAGATCGAAGACAACCGCTTTGCCAAAGCCATCATGAATCAAACTTTAAACGTAACGGAATACTCCCTTTACCTGCAGAAGTTTTACGGTTTTATTAAGCCTGTTGAACGCCATATTGCTGCTCTATCAGAAGCGCAAAACGTACAGGAGCTTGGTGAATTTATTCAAAACCGCGCCAAATCCCCGCTGTTGGAACGCGATTTGCTTGTACTTGGTTTAAGTGAGGAGCAGGTGCAGCAGCTTCCAGAATGCGAGCAGCTTCCACAGCTTGCTACTGTCGCTGCCGTGCTAGGTTATATGTACGTCATTGAAGGTTCTACAATGGGCGGCCAAATTATTACGAAGCAGGTCCGCAAATTTTTGCCGCTTACAGAGGATGTAAGTGAGGGAACGGCCTATTTTAACGCCTATGGTTCTGAAACTCGGGCAAAATGGGCAGAGTTCAGCCAATTTGTCACGCAGTCTGTATTATCGGAAGAAGAAGCTAATCAAGTCGTTGAGTCAGCGAAGCAAACGTTTTTGACTCTGGAGGTTTGGTTTAATGCCGGAACAACAACGTAA
- a CDS encoding DsrE/DsrF/DrsH-like family protein, whose translation MAENEKTTIVLFSGELDKAIAAFIIANGAAAYDHEVTIFFTFWGLNTLRKDQPIAVKKSILEKMFGKMMPRGADKLGLSKMNFGGIGPQMIKHVMKKHNVLTLPQLIELAQEQGVKLVACTMTMDLLGLQKEELMDEIDYAGVAAYLGDAADAKVNLFI comes from the coding sequence ATGGCTGAAAATGAGAAAACAACAATTGTATTGTTTAGCGGTGAACTTGATAAAGCAATCGCAGCATTTATTATTGCGAATGGAGCGGCAGCTTACGATCATGAAGTGACGATATTCTTTACATTTTGGGGATTGAACACGCTTCGGAAGGATCAGCCGATTGCGGTTAAGAAAAGCATACTTGAGAAAATGTTTGGGAAAATGATGCCTCGTGGTGCGGATAAGCTGGGACTTTCGAAAATGAATTTTGGCGGAATAGGGCCCCAAATGATCAAGCATGTGATGAAAAAACACAATGTACTGACCCTCCCGCAATTAATCGAGCTCGCTCAAGAGCAAGGGGTTAAGCTGGTTGCATGTACGATGACAATGGATTTGCTAGGCTTGCAAAAGGAAGAATTAATGGACGAGATCGACTACGCTGGTGTTGCAGCTTATTTGGGGGACGCAGCGGATGCAAAAGTGAACTTGTTCATTTGA
- the fsa gene encoding fructose-6-phosphate aldolase, protein MKFFIDTANVEDIKKAYKIGVLSGVTTNPSLVAKEGVKFEDRIAEILQIVPEVESVSAEVTPNAITAEEMIAEADELIKINNNDKNITIKLPMNLAGLETCRYLTKKGVKTNVTLIFTVNQALLAARAGATYVSPFLGRLDDISEDGVLLVSKIAELFRTHQLDAQIIAASVRHPDHVTRVAMAGAHIATVPFAVIEQISKHPLTDQGMEKFAADWKKTSL, encoded by the coding sequence ATGAAATTTTTTATCGATACGGCTAATGTGGAAGATATCAAGAAGGCTTACAAAATCGGCGTATTATCCGGTGTGACTACTAACCCATCTTTGGTTGCTAAAGAAGGCGTGAAATTTGAAGATCGTATTGCTGAGATTTTGCAAATCGTGCCTGAGGTTGAATCCGTTTCTGCGGAAGTAACGCCTAATGCCATTACAGCTGAAGAAATGATCGCTGAAGCGGACGAGCTGATCAAGATCAACAACAACGATAAAAATATTACAATCAAGCTTCCGATGAACCTTGCTGGACTGGAAACTTGTCGTTACCTGACGAAAAAAGGCGTGAAAACGAACGTAACGCTTATTTTCACAGTCAACCAAGCGCTTCTGGCTGCTCGTGCTGGCGCAACTTATGTTTCTCCGTTCCTCGGCCGTCTGGACGATATTTCGGAGGATGGCGTTCTGCTAGTGTCGAAAATTGCTGAATTGTTCCGCACACACCAACTGGATGCGCAAATTATTGCGGCTTCGGTTCGTCACCCGGATCACGTTACTCGCGTAGCGATGGCTGGCGCGCATATTGCAACTGTACCATTCGCGGTTATCGAGCAAATCTCGAAGCATCCGCTTACTGATCAAGGCATGGAGAAATTTGCAGCTGATTGGAAAAAAACTTCCCTGTAA
- a CDS encoding rhodanese-like domain-containing protein, with product MLYQSFTSVKGLRNLTPQQFKSEYKGNKLIDVRESHEFKEGHIAGAINIPLSQLSKRLGEIPLDRQVYLYCRSGMRSKQAAKLLSRRGYSRLAHLRGGIMSWNGPTQ from the coding sequence ATGCTGTATCAATCATTCACATCGGTCAAAGGCTTGCGAAATTTAACACCGCAACAGTTTAAAAGCGAATATAAAGGGAATAAGTTGATAGACGTTCGTGAAAGTCATGAATTTAAAGAGGGACATATTGCAGGCGCCATTAATATTCCGCTAAGTCAGCTCTCAAAGCGTTTGGGTGAGATCCCACTAGATCGGCAAGTGTACTTATACTGCCGAAGCGGAATGCGGAGCAAGCAAGCTGCCAAGCTGTTGAGCCGGAGAGGCTACAGCCGGCTCGCACATCTTAGAGGTGGCATCATGTCATGGAACGGTCCCACCCAATAG
- a CDS encoding sulfurtransferase TusA family protein, giving the protein MSARIQTNRLLDCEGLACPMPVVKTKKAMEDMVPGEVLEIRATDKGSVADLQSWAIRIGHLYIGIKEEGGVFRHFIRKSSEREMKPEVKHPHIISNEELGKKIATGDNIKVLDVREPAEYCFQRIPGAISIPMGELEKMLSQLSPDEEYAVVCRTGTRSDLACQLLVEKGFSKVNNVIPGMLMWDGPVECDE; this is encoded by the coding sequence ATGTCAGCAAGGATTCAAACCAATCGTTTATTAGATTGCGAAGGCTTAGCCTGTCCCATGCCGGTTGTAAAAACCAAGAAAGCGATGGAGGACATGGTACCTGGCGAAGTGCTTGAAATACGAGCAACAGACAAAGGCTCGGTTGCGGACTTGCAGAGTTGGGCGATTAGAATAGGCCATCTATATATTGGGATAAAAGAGGAGGGAGGCGTTTTCCGACACTTTATACGGAAGTCCTCGGAAAGAGAAATGAAACCCGAGGTTAAGCATCCTCATATCATCAGCAATGAGGAGCTTGGCAAAAAAATAGCCACTGGCGATAACATTAAGGTACTGGATGTCCGCGAGCCGGCAGAATACTGTTTCCAACGTATCCCTGGAGCCATATCTATTCCGATGGGTGAGCTGGAAAAGATGCTTAGTCAATTGTCTCCAGATGAAGAGTATGCTGTTGTATGCAGAACAGGGACTAGAAGCGATTTAGCGTGCCAGCTTCTCGTGGAGAAAGGATTTTCCAAAGTGAACAACGTCATTCCTGGCATGTTGATGTGGGATGGCCCCGTAGAATGCGACGAATAA
- a CDS encoding MBL fold metallo-hydrolase: protein METTTIKAMNARELTKKILNNEELFILDVRNTTEFVSWQIEGGKTEIVNMPYFDLLDGIEPALNQIPDDKNVLVVCSKEGSSIFIAEQLIEAGRTNIHYLEGGMKAWSEYLEPVKVGDLRDGGEIFQFVRIGKGCLSYMIVSNGEAAMVDTLRMTDIFKQFAEDKGVQIKHTLDTHLHADHISGGRHLAEMNHATYWLPPKDAEEVTFEYEALEEGKQIMVGNTKIFIKPVYSPGHTIGSTSLIVDDHYLLSGDILFVDSIGRPDLAGKAADWVADLRKTLYETYKNLSQDLIVLPAHFGKATELGEGGKVAARLGDLFVSNAGLNINNDDEFRVAVTEHLPPQPNAYQEIRQTNMGRITPNEAEQREMEMGPNRCAVHDK from the coding sequence ATGGAGACTACTACAATAAAGGCGATGAATGCTCGAGAGCTAACGAAGAAGATTCTAAATAACGAGGAGCTCTTCATACTTGATGTGCGCAACACAACGGAATTTGTTAGCTGGCAGATTGAGGGCGGGAAAACGGAAATCGTCAATATGCCATATTTTGATTTATTAGATGGAATTGAACCTGCTTTGAACCAAATTCCAGACGACAAAAATGTTCTCGTAGTTTGCTCCAAGGAAGGCTCCTCTATATTTATTGCCGAGCAGCTGATAGAGGCTGGCAGAACTAACATCCACTATCTGGAAGGAGGCATGAAGGCGTGGAGCGAATATTTGGAACCCGTTAAAGTTGGCGATCTGAGGGATGGAGGCGAAATATTTCAGTTTGTCCGCATTGGTAAAGGCTGTCTCTCTTACATGATCGTGTCGAATGGTGAAGCGGCAATGGTCGATACGCTGCGAATGACTGATATCTTCAAGCAGTTTGCTGAAGACAAGGGTGTTCAAATCAAGCATACACTGGACACACATTTGCATGCCGATCATATTTCTGGAGGAAGGCACCTCGCAGAAATGAATCATGCCACGTATTGGTTGCCTCCTAAAGATGCGGAAGAGGTAACCTTTGAATATGAGGCTCTGGAGGAAGGGAAACAAATCATGGTCGGGAATACAAAGATTTTCATTAAACCAGTATACTCTCCAGGGCACACGATTGGGAGTACGTCTCTCATTGTGGACGATCACTATTTGCTAAGCGGGGATATTCTATTTGTCGACTCCATTGGCCGTCCAGACCTTGCAGGCAAAGCGGCGGACTGGGTTGCGGATCTGAGAAAGACATTATATGAAACGTACAAAAACTTATCCCAAGATCTCATTGTTCTGCCTGCTCACTTTGGTAAAGCTACGGAGCTTGGAGAAGGAGGCAAAGTTGCAGCCAGGCTCGGTGATTTGTTTGTATCCAACGCTGGGCTGAACATCAACAACGATGATGAGTTCAGGGTGGCAGTGACAGAGCATCTTCCACCTCAACCAAATGCTTATCAGGAAATTCGTCAAACGAATATGGGGCGAATCACTCCAAACGAAGCAGAGCAGCGCGAAATGGAAATGGGACCGAACCGCTGCGCTGTTCATGATAAATAG
- the zwf gene encoding glucose-6-phosphate dehydrogenase codes for MEPTTFVLFGATGDLAKRKIYPALYNLFIEQKLPQAFSLIGLGRRELTHEIFQANVEQSLRDFSRREIKDEASVKAFLQAFRYQVLNIDHKEDYLQLLQMIERREQALNLAPNRLFYLSVGPEFFETIASNIQGSGLGSAQGWKRLVIEKPFGHDLQSARDLNESLSRSFEEKEVFRIDHYLGKPMVQRLEALQQTNPVIQALWNNHYIANVQITANETVGVEERAGYYDHVGALRDMFQNHLLQLLMMTAIQLPQKSDAEKVRFKKKQVMEALEPLQKQDVGLSIIRGQYSAGSIQGKPVVGYKSEPGIAETSMNDTFIAAKLQIDDYFWRGVPFYIRTGKRMKEKSTRIVIEFKEPLKQAPSENEEGVAPNLLVIEMSPNESITLQLNSKDSQQNGEFKPIQIDFHPNKEELPEAYENLIHDALNGNPTFFAHWDEVEMSWAWVQPILEAFEENQVPLHHYAAGTYGPSESDALLAQDGYHWWFDSKLEQQTKAQKGQQYAYHTNH; via the coding sequence ATGGAGCCAACCACTTTTGTGTTGTTTGGAGCGACAGGGGATTTAGCAAAAAGAAAAATCTACCCCGCTTTGTATAATTTGTTCATCGAGCAGAAACTGCCGCAAGCATTCTCCTTGATTGGCCTTGGACGAAGAGAGCTGACGCATGAAATCTTTCAGGCGAATGTCGAGCAATCTCTCCGTGATTTTTCCAGACGGGAAATAAAGGACGAGGCGAGCGTGAAAGCTTTTTTACAAGCATTCCGTTACCAAGTTCTAAACATAGACCATAAGGAAGATTATCTGCAGCTGCTTCAAATGATTGAAAGGCGGGAACAAGCTTTAAATCTTGCCCCGAATCGCTTGTTTTATTTATCGGTTGGGCCGGAGTTTTTCGAAACAATCGCTTCCAACATTCAGGGAAGCGGGCTTGGCTCGGCGCAGGGATGGAAACGTCTCGTCATTGAGAAGCCTTTCGGCCATGATTTGCAATCTGCCCGTGATCTGAATGAAAGCCTTAGCCGGTCATTCGAGGAGAAGGAAGTTTTCCGGATCGATCATTACCTCGGCAAGCCGATGGTACAAAGACTCGAAGCTTTGCAGCAGACGAATCCGGTGATTCAGGCGCTGTGGAATAATCATTACATTGCCAACGTGCAAATTACAGCGAATGAAACGGTCGGCGTAGAGGAAAGAGCTGGTTATTATGATCATGTCGGTGCACTTAGAGACATGTTCCAGAACCATTTGCTGCAATTGCTTATGATGACAGCTATTCAGCTGCCGCAGAAGAGCGATGCTGAAAAGGTTCGATTCAAGAAGAAACAGGTGATGGAAGCTCTTGAGCCGCTGCAAAAGCAAGACGTTGGCCTGAGCATCATTCGCGGACAATACAGCGCCGGCAGCATTCAAGGCAAGCCGGTTGTCGGTTATAAGTCGGAGCCGGGAATTGCTGAAACGTCGATGAACGACACATTTATTGCAGCTAAATTGCAAATTGACGATTACTTTTGGCGGGGCGTTCCTTTCTATATTCGTACCGGCAAAAGAATGAAAGAAAAATCGACGCGAATCGTCATTGAATTTAAAGAGCCGCTCAAACAAGCGCCTTCCGAAAACGAAGAGGGTGTGGCGCCTAATCTGCTCGTCATTGAAATGAGCCCTAATGAAAGCATTACGCTTCAGCTCAATTCAAAGGATTCGCAGCAAAATGGCGAGTTCAAGCCGATTCAAATCGATTTTCACCCGAACAAGGAAGAGCTTCCTGAAGCTTATGAAAATTTGATTCACGATGCGTTAAACGGCAATCCTACGTTTTTTGCGCATTGGGATGAAGTTGAAATGTCATGGGCTTGGGTTCAGCCGATTTTGGAAGCATTTGAAGAAAATCAGGTTCCGCTTCATCATTATGCTGCTGGCACATACGGGCCTTCGGAATCCGATGCCTTGCTAGCGCAGGACGGCTACCACTGGTGGTTCGATTCCAAGCTGGAACAACAAACTAAAGCACAGAAGGGACAACAATATGCCTATCACACAAACCATTGA
- a CDS encoding LysR family transcriptional regulator, whose product MINNYELYKVFYWAAKTGSLTKAANALYLTQPSVSHAIKQLENSFGITLFYRNSKGVALTQEGTILYSYIEQSQILITLAEEKMAALKNLESGELRIGGSDSLFKHYLLPYLENFHYMYPEIRLHLNHGTTPEVISFLKEGKIDLGVVRMPIVDPQLEVRESIQLKDCFVAGERYAELKNKVLTLDQLLQHPVILFSRNSRVRMAITELFQSYGYILKPEIEVGSVDLLIEFARRGLGISYVTREFVSKELEDGSLFEIQLDVQLPPSHVGIMTMRNLPLSSTASRFIELVH is encoded by the coding sequence ATGATCAATAATTACGAATTGTACAAGGTTTTTTATTGGGCCGCTAAAACAGGAAGCTTGACCAAAGCTGCTAATGCTCTGTACCTCACTCAACCGAGCGTCAGCCACGCCATTAAGCAGCTGGAGAACAGCTTCGGCATTACTCTGTTTTATCGAAATTCCAAAGGGGTTGCGCTGACACAGGAAGGTACGATTTTGTATTCCTACATCGAGCAGTCGCAAATATTGATCACACTGGCGGAGGAGAAAATGGCTGCGCTGAAAAATTTGGAGAGCGGAGAACTGCGGATTGGCGGCAGCGATTCGCTGTTCAAGCATTATTTGCTGCCGTATTTAGAAAACTTTCATTATATGTATCCCGAAATCAGATTGCATCTCAATCATGGCACGACGCCGGAGGTTATTTCTTTCCTGAAGGAAGGCAAAATTGACCTCGGCGTCGTTCGCATGCCGATTGTCGATCCCCAGCTTGAAGTGCGCGAAAGCATTCAATTGAAGGATTGTTTTGTTGCAGGCGAGCGTTATGCGGAGCTGAAAAATAAAGTTTTGACACTGGATCAATTGCTACAGCATCCCGTCATTCTGTTTTCCCGCAATAGCCGGGTACGAATGGCCATTACGGAGCTTTTTCAAAGCTACGGTTATATACTGAAGCCTGAAATTGAGGTCGGAAGCGTCGATCTGCTGATCGAATTTGCCCGGAGAGGGCTCGGCATTTCGTATGTAACGAGGGAATTTGTATCGAAGGAACTGGAGGATGGCTCACTCTTTGAAATCCAATTAGACGTGCAGCTGCCACCATCCCATGTGGGCATTATGACAATGAGGAATCTTCCGCTGTCGAGCACAGCAAGCCGGTTTATTGAGCTTGTGCACTAG